CTGAACTGCTGGCTGCCTTGGGTTGTGATGTCGCGGCAACAGGCCTTGAGGGTGTGGGTTTCCTGGGTATCCGCGTGGCCGTCCTTGTGGTTTTACTCGGCACTTTTTTGGTCGTCCTTACTACGGTCTGGGTCGTATGGCAGGCTGAAAAACCGATGAGGATAAGTAAAAGAAGTGTTTTTTTAAACATGCGTATTGATGATTGGTAATTTGTCTTTTTCTAACCTGATGTTCATTCCCTGAATTCCCTGCAAACCGCCTGTATGTATGAGCAATATCTTGGCATAATCTGGAAAATAGCCCTTGCTGATCATATCCATAACGCCGAAAACCATCTTTCCCGTATAGACGGGATCAAGCAGGATCCTGTAATCGGCGGAAAAACCATTCAGGAACGAAATCAGTTCCGTACTGACTTTTCCGTAGCCTCCGAAATGGTAATCGGGAATCAGTTCCCAGGACATGCTTTGCGCAAAAATACGAATTTCATCTTTTAAAAAATCCCCTTTTAACGCCGGAAATCCCAAAACTTTCTGATGCGGCAGCGCACTGTTGATGATCCCTGAAAGGGTTCCGCCGGTTCCGACCGCACAACAGATAAAATCGAAAGCGGCATCCGATTCGGTTAAAATTTCTTCGCAGCCTTTCACCGCCAGCGCGTTAGTCCCGCCCTCAGGCAACAGGTAATAATCCCCGAATTTCTTCGCAAGCCCATCTAAAAAGACAGCATCATTTTTCTGCCGATACTGTGCTCTTGTCACAAAATGCAGTTGCATTCCGCAGGAAACGGCAAAAGTAAGCGTGGGGTTGTGTTCGATCTTTTCTGATAGTTCTTCGCCGCGAACCACGCCAATCGTTTTTAAACCGGCTTCTTTTCCTGCGTAGGCCGTCGCAGCAATATGATTTGAAAACGCGCCTCCGAAAGTCAGCAATGCCGCGTTACCCTGCGCCCTGGCCTCAACCAAATTGTATTTCAGCTTCCTGTACTTATTTCCGGATACTATCGGGTGGATTGCGTCTTCGCGTTTGATATAAACCGTTACATTTCGCTGGGCGTCAGTAAATAAAAATTGATTTTGGGTTTGCATCGCTTACAGGTATTTGATAAAATTCCAAAAATTGCGATGCTGAAGAAAGCCGGGATGGTGTTCGTTCGCGTATGCTTCGGCCTCAAAACTGATTTTTTTGTACGCTTCCTGATGATTGCGAAAGCGACACAATCTAATCAGATATTCAAATCCATACCATATAAAAAAACCGACTACCAGTAATTCCATTTGCTGCCTGATGTGGATTCTTTCATGGTTTATCAGGACTTTATTCTGCCTTTGTCCCGAACGCCCAATAATGATAAAAGGAAAAATAGCGATAGACGCATATCCTCTCGGAATTAAATATTGGGAAGTAACAATAAACATCAATGATAAGTTTATAAATTTGTAGCTTATGAACGAGCAAAATAACGAAAATAAACCTATCGAAGGCGAGGATT
The nucleotide sequence above comes from Flavobacterium magnum. Encoded proteins:
- a CDS encoding 1-aminocyclopropane-1-carboxylate deaminase/D-cysteine desulfhydrase; the encoded protein is MQTQNQFLFTDAQRNVTVYIKREDAIHPIVSGNKYRKLKYNLVEARAQGNAALLTFGGAFSNHIAATAYAGKEAGLKTIGVVRGEELSEKIEHNPTLTFAVSCGMQLHFVTRAQYRQKNDAVFLDGLAKKFGDYYLLPEGGTNALAVKGCEEILTESDAAFDFICCAVGTGGTLSGIINSALPHQKVLGFPALKGDFLKDEIRIFAQSMSWELIPDYHFGGYGKVSTELISFLNGFSADYRILLDPVYTGKMVFGVMDMISKGYFPDYAKILLIHTGGLQGIQGMNIRLEKDKLPIINTHV